The following are encoded together in the Malaya genurostris strain Urasoe2022 chromosome 3, Malgen_1.1, whole genome shotgun sequence genome:
- the LOC131433898 gene encoding uncharacterized protein LOC131433898: protein MQSKAHNGENFRQAASQYMVVIFLQIVSSFAVETPEPSSLLRPRDINPHPYENVYDGVSIYDKNVIINGDKFMQNLLSQAPVQFPRLINSASMNALPNPYEKFALKERLAKTERFSGADSLIVKPAYKALAKHAARVLNNQVVDTYEDNEIDNYREATNLKKHYVFSYAVKDAASGDDFSHTQQQQVDGAVKGRYKVQLPDGRMQIVKYIADNNGYRADVTYENEPSSNALNHVTAAPGLVQVTATPTASHLASAEPIYNYYKNLQQRQRYVQASAPIRRQHPQQTIYYQKATPTQIPAPYYPSRLRVNNVKIHSYNTAPHAGNLIQSTITPATGRYISYQPSTNLAFVSTTANPVQLQSNTLARSGLIPVVVTTAGPSVVPYYRDINITPPSAPPTARRTSIFDNRESVQQAIYTQVDPAQNSPTTLDYDYVQIPNTNHVYKRNTDKDGHIITDAAQSRNQERSKTDTSAEHEAFSNMKQKPEESAVSFHARLMEKVRLCGYSQMDQERFVRAQLLKGLKNRELAKAARTYGYVTNFIVQSATREEAYEAEVLDDMNTLNREAGVLAIQHRHVQRSIQGNRKRTREDDYYDNRLAKRYRNTGRRFLGQRSRCSRCNRPAHPRGQICPAFSKRCNTCNEIGHFAATCRRKRIDTVEHKEVQSASPSWSEEEPDDKKVIDS from the exons atgcaATCCAAAGCACATAACGGTGAG AATTTTCGACAAGCCGCTTCGCAGTATATGGTTGTAATTTTTCTGCAAATTGTTAGCAGTTTTGCAGTTGAAACACCCGAACCTTCTTCTCTTCTGCGGCCACGAGATATCAATCCGCATCCATACGAAAACGTTTATGATGGAGTTAGCATTTATGACAAAAACGTGATCATCAACGGTGATAAAttcatgcaaaatttattgAG CCAAGCTCCCGTCCAATTCCCACGGTTGATAAACAGTGCTTCGATGAACGCTTTGCCTAATCCATACGAAAAATTTGCTTTGAAAGAACGACTCGCTAAAACGGAGCGCTTTTCCGGAGCGGACAGTTTAATTGTGAAACCTGCATACAAGGCCCTAGCGAAACATGCTGCACGAGTTTTGAACAACCAGGTTGTGGATACTTACGAGGACAATGAGATTGACAACTACAGA GAAGCAACGAATCTCAAAAAGCATTATGTTTTCTCGTACGCCGTAAAGGATGCAGCATCTGGAGATGACTTTTCTCACACACAACAACAGCAAGTCGATGGTGCTGTCAAAGGAAGATACAAGGTACAACTGCCTGACGGTAGAATGCAAATCGTCAAATATATAGCTGATAACAATGGGTACAGAGCTGATGTGACTTACGAGAACGAACCGAGCTCGAATGCACTGAACCATGTGACGGCCGCTCCAGGTCTCGTGCAAGTAACAGCCACTCCGACAGCATCTCACCTAGCCTCTGCGGAACCTATATACAATTACTACAAAAATTTGCAGCAACGTCAACGGTATGTTCAGGCATCAGCACCCATTCGACGTCAACACCCTCAACAAACGATCTATTATCAAAAAGCCACTCCAACGCAAATACCCGCTCCCTACTATCCCTCACGTCTACGGGTCAACAATGTCAAAATTCATAGCTATAACACCGCTCCACATGCTGGTAACCTGATTCAATCAACGATAACTCCTGCTACTGGAAGGTATATAAGTTACCAACCATCTACAAATCTTGCCTTCGTCTCTACGACTGCCAATCCTGttcaactgcaatcaaatacactAGCTCGATCCGGCCTTATTCCGGTGGTTGTAACAACAGCGGGTCCATCCGTTGTACCCTATTACCGTGATATTAACATAACTCCTCCCAGCGCACCTCCGACAGCGCGTAGAACTTCAATATTCGACAATCGAGAATCAGTGCAACAAGCAATTTACACGCAAGTTGATCCCGCCCAAAACAGTCCCACAACACTGGATTACGATTACGTACAAATTCCTAACACCAATCACGTATACAAACGAAATACGGATAAGGATGGGCATATTATTACCGATGCAGCGCAATCTAGGAACCAAGAAAGg TCTAAGACAGACACGTCAGCGGAGCATGAGGCATTTTCTAACATGAAACAGAAACCTGAAGAGTCAGCCGTATCATTCCATGCCAGATTAATGGAAAAAGTGAGATTGTGTGGGTATAGCCAAATGGATCAAGAACGCTTCGTGAGAGCCCAGTTATTGAAAGGATTGAAAAATAGAGAACTCGCGAAAGCTGCACGGACCTACGGCTATGTGACGAACTTCATTGTACAATCAGCCACAAGAGAGGAAGCCTACGAAGCGGAAGTATTGGACGATATGAACACGTTAAATCGGGAAGCTGGCGTGTTGGCGATTCAGCATAGACATGTGCAGCGGTCGATACAGGGCAACCGAAAGCGTACACGAGAGGATGACTATTACGACAATCGGCTAGCGAAACGGTATCGCAATACCGGAAGGCGTTTTCTGGGACAACGTTCACGTTGCTCTAGATGCAACCGTCCTGCTCATCCAAGAGGTCAAATTTGTCCAGCATTCAGCAAGCGGTGTAACACCTGTAACGAGATTGGACATTTTGCTGCTACATGTAGACGTAAACGAATAGACACGGTCGAGCATAAAGAAGTACAGTCTGCCTCTCCATCATGGAGTGAGGAGGAACCAGACGATAAAAAGGTAATTGAcagttga